A region of the Rhizobium binae genome:
TGTCAGCCATGGTCATGGCCTCGACCTGGTCGTGGGTGACGTAGACCATCGTCGTCTTCAGCTGCTGATGCAGTTCGCTGATTTCGAGGCGCATGTTGACGCGCAGCGCTGCGTCGAGGTTAGACAGCGGCTCGTCGAAGAGGAAGGCCGAAGGCTGGCGCACGATGGCGCGGCCGATCGCGACGCGCTGGCGCTGGCCGCCGGAAAGCTGGCGCGGCTTGCGCTCCAGATAGTCGGTGAGATTGAGCACCCGGGCGGCATCCGTCACCTTGCGGTCGATCTCAGCCTTGTCGACGCCCGCCATTTTCAGCGGGAAGGCGATGTTGTTGCGCACGCTCATATGCGGATAGAGCGCGTAGGACTGGAACACCATGGCAAGGCCGCGTTCCGACGGCGCCTTTTCAGTGGCGTCCCTGCCGTCGATGACGATCTTGCCGCCGGAGACGTCCTCCAGACCGGCGATCAATCTCAACAGGGTGGACTTGCCGCAGCCCGATGGGCCGACGAAGACGACGAACTCGCCGTCCCTGATGTCGAGATCGATCGAAGGGATGACCTTGGCTTCGCCGAAGACCTTGGAAACCTTCTGAAGGGTAATGCTGCCCATGTTTGTCTCCCTTTTCTTATTTCACTGCGCCGAAGGTCAGGCCGCGGACGAGTTGTTTCTGGCTGAACCAGCCGAGGATCAGGATCGGCGCGATCGCCATGGTCGAAGCCGCCGAGAGCTTGGCGTAGAACAGGCCTTCCGGGCTGGAATAGGAGGCGATGAAGGCGGTCAGCGGCGCCGCCTTGGAGGCGGTGAGGTTGAGCGTCCAGAAAGCCTCGTTCCAGGCGAGGATGATGTTCAGAAGCAGTGTCGAGGCGATGCCGGGCACCGCCATCGGCGTCAGTACGTAGACGATCTCCTTTACCAGCGACGCCCCGTCCATGCGCGCCGCCTCGAGGATCTCGCCGGGGATTTCCTTGAAATAGGTGTAGAGCATCCAGACGATGATCGGCAGATTAATCAGCGTCAGCACGATCACCAGCCCGATACGTGTGTCGAGCAGGCCGGAATTGCGGAACATCAGATAGATCGGAATCAGCGCGCCGACCGGCGGCATCATCTTGGTCGAGAGCATCCACATCAGCACGTCCTTGGTCCGCTTGGTCGGCGAAAACGCCATCGCCCAGGCGGCCGGGATTGCGATGATCAGGCCGATGAGCGTCGAGCCGAAGGAGATGATCACCGAGTTCGTGAAGTGGCTGAGATAGTTCGACCGGCTCTGCACCTCAGCGTAGTTCTCCGTCGTCCAGTGGAAGAACAGGAACTG
Encoded here:
- a CDS encoding ABC transporter ATP-binding protein, which codes for MGSITLQKVSKVFGEAKVIPSIDLDIRDGEFVVFVGPSGCGKSTLLRLIAGLEDVSGGKIVIDGRDATEKAPSERGLAMVFQSYALYPHMSVRNNIAFPLKMAGVDKAEIDRKVTDAARVLNLTDYLERKPRQLSGGQRQRVAIGRAIVRQPSAFLFDEPLSNLDAALRVNMRLEISELHQQLKTTMVYVTHDQVEAMTMADKIVVLNRGNIEQVGSPLELYSRPRNLFVAGFIGSPKMNFIKGQNAAEFGAHTIGIRPEHMLLSMESGDWKGRVVVAEHLGSDTFLHIDIDGIGMVTARGSGDFAAKAGDTVYLTPDRSRIHKFNEGGLAI
- a CDS encoding carbohydrate ABC transporter permease, whose amino-acid sequence is MARKVTTQHKLIVTAIAWTLGILIFFPILWTFLTSFKSEADAIASPPQFLFFHWTTENYAEVQSRSNYLSHFTNSVIISFGSTLIGLIIAIPAAWAMAFSPTKRTKDVLMWMLSTKMMPPVGALIPIYLMFRNSGLLDTRIGLVIVLTLINLPIIVWMLYTYFKEIPGEILEAARMDGASLVKEIVYVLTPMAVPGIASTLLLNIILAWNEAFWTLNLTASKAAPLTAFIASYSSPEGLFYAKLSAASTMAIAPILILGWFSQKQLVRGLTFGAVK